GAATCGCGGAGAGCAAGCTGCGCACGGATGTCACCGTCCTTCGGGGACGGGTGGACGCCACGCTGGAGAAGCCGGCCACGCAGTCCTTGTCCGTCACCACGCCATCCGCCACGGTTCGTGCTGGCAGGAAGATCGAGTTCCAATGAAGGCCGCCCTCTGGCTCAGCGCATGGATGGGGCTGTCCGTGGTGCCGTCCACCCCGACGGTGGTGGGACGCGAAGCTCCAGAGGCCACCGCCCTCCGGGGCAGCGGCGGTTCAGGTGCCATGCCGAAGGCACCCAGCGCGGTGCCGCAGACGGCGCGCAAGGCGCTGGAGATGTCGCGCGCGGCGGTGAAGGCCGCCCCGGACGACGCTCGGCGCCGAGAGGCCGAGGACCGGCTGAAGGACGCCGAGGCGCACTTCCAGCAGGCGCGCTACGCGGACGCGCTGCACAAGGCGGACGAGGCCTGGGCGCTGCTCAACCCGCCCCAGCCCTCCCTCTTCACCGTGGAGGTGGGCCACGACGGAGGCACCACCACCGTCACCCACCGCCAGGGGCCGCCCGTCACCGTGGAGGCGCAGCACGCCACCCGCGTCCTGGCGGGGGGCGAGTCCGTCCGGGTGCAGCAGGGCACCGTCCTGCCGGAGCCGCCCCCCGCGCCCCAGCCGGTGCAGCCCACGGACAAGTACCGCTTCACGCTGAAGCCTTCGCCCGGGGGGCTGCTGGGCCCGGTGACGCTGTCGTGGGCCGCGGTGGAGGGTGCCACGCGGTACGAGGTGGAGGTCATCCCGGAGGCGGTGGAGTCGGGCCCCCTGCCCTCGCCCGTGCGCGAGGTGCTGGGCGCCCGGCAGTGGGCGCTGCCCGCGCTGCCCGCCGGCCGCTACCGCTGGACGGTGACGGCGGTGAGTCCGGGACAGGGCCGGTCCGTGCCCTCGCCGGCGCGGCGCTTCGAGCTGGCCGCGGACGCGCTCGAACTCAACATCAAGGTGAAGGACGGCTGGCAGAAGTAGCCGGCCCGTGAGGAGCGACCGCCCGTGCGTCTTTTCAAAGCCATCCTCCTGCTGATGCTCGTGGTCAGCATCATCCCCACGGTGATGGTGGGCTGGTTGTCGGTGTCGCATACGCGCGAGCTGCTCATCCGCGACGCGCAGGAGCTGGCGCAGGAGCGCGTGAAGCAGCTACGGCTCAAGGCCGAGCGCTTCCTGGAGGACCCCACGGAGATGGTGGTGGGGCTGTCCAGCGTGCCGGGCGGCTTCTTCACCCTGCCGCGCGACACGCAGCGCTCGCACATCGCGGCGGTGCTCAACCAGCGCCAGGAGGTGCTGGCGCTCACGGTGTTCAGCGCGGACAAGCAGCGGCAGCCGGGCCTGCAGGCCTTCGCGGTGCACGACATGGCGCCCAGCGCGGTGGCCGAGCACGAGGAGCGCGCCCGGGCCCTGCTCAATGCGGGATTGACGGGGGTGCGCTATTCGGACGTGGTGGCGTCCCCGGGTGGCGGCGGTCCAGTGGTGACGCTGGCGTTCCCGGTGGGGGACCCGGTGCAGGGCTACATGGCGGCGGACCTGACGCTCGCGGGCCTGCGGCTGATGCTGGCGCAGGAGCGCGTGGGCAGCACGGGGTTCGCGTACCTGGCGGACCGGCACGGGCGGCTCATCACCGGCGGCGGAGACCTGGGCGCGGTGGGCGAGGACGTGTCGAAGCGGACGCCGCTGGCGCATCTGATCAAACAGCGCGAAGGCACCCCCGACACGGAGCTGTTCCACGTGGGCAACTTCGGCGAGGGACGCGACGCGGTGGTGGCGGCGTACTCCGTGTTGCCGGAGGCGGGCTGGGCCATCGTGTCCGAGCAGCCGGTGGAGCACGCCTACCGGCAGGTGGAGACGATGGAGCGGCGCATCCTGGCGGGCCTGGGCGGCGCCATCCTGGTCGCGCTGGTGCTGGCGGCCATCTTCTCCCGCAACCTGACGCAGCCCCTGAAGACCTTCATGGCGACGTCGCTGGAGCTGGCGCGCGGCAAGTTCGGCGTGGAGGTGAACCTGCGCCAGAAGAACGAGCTGGGGGAGCTGGCCCAGACGTTCAACTACATGAGCAAGCAGTTGCTCGCGTACGACATGGAGACGCGCGGCCTCTACGAGAGCCTGGAGAAGGGCTACCTGGAGACCATCGTCGCGCTGGCCAACTCCATCGACTCCAAGGACGCGTACACGCGCGGCCACAGCCAGCGGGTGGGCGACGTGGCGGTGGAGATCGGCAGGGAGCTGAAGCTCACCGAGCGTGAGCTGCGGCAGCTGCAGTACGGCGGCATCCTCCACGACATCGGTAAGATTGGCATCGTGGAGAGCATCCTCACCAAGCAGTCTCGGCTGACGGATCAGGAGATGGCCACGATGCGCGAGCACCCCGCCATCGGTGACGCCATCATCGGGCCGGTGACGTTCCTGGGGCCGGTGCGCGCGTGCGTGCGCCACCACCACGAGCGCTGGGACGGCACGGGCTACCCGGACAAGCTCAAGGGGGAGTCCATCCCGCTGCTGGCGCGCATCGTCGCGTGCGCGGACACCTTCGATGCGTGCACCTCCACGCGCCCCTACCAGAAGGCCATGCCGCTGGAGAAGGCGATGGAGATCCTGGACAACCTGAGCGGCGCGCAATTGGACCCGAAGGTGGTGCTGGCCCTGCGCGCGGTGCTCGCTCAGCGAGGCGTGCGGCTGGAAGGCCACCGGCAGCCCGTCAAGCTGGCGTCCTGAGCGCCCCCGCGCCCGCGTCCTTCGCCGGGCGCGCGCGGCAGGTCCCCCACCCCGCCAGAAGGATGGTAGGGAGGGACTTCCTGCCCAAGACTCTGGAAGGTGGATCGGTGAGCAACTTCTGGGACCGCATCAAGCCCGCGGCCAAGCCCCTCAGCGCGACGGACGCCCGGCTGTCCGTGGACGGAGAATCGCTGACGCTCACGTGGGATGACGGCGTGACGACGAGCGCCACCGCGCAGGTGCTGCGCCAGCAGTGCCCGTGCGCCGCGTGCGTGGACGAGTGGACGGCGAAGCGGACGCTGGACCCCGCGCAGGTGCCCGCGAACCTGCGCGTGTTGCAGATGCAGCCGGTGGGCAACTACGCGCTCGCGTTCGTCTTCAGCGACCAGCACAACACGGGCATCTATCCGTGGAAGCACCTGCGCGACATCACCCAGTCCCAGGGCTGAAGCCCCAACACCTTTCGGAGCACTTCGTGACTTCGCGCTATCGGCTGCTGCAACCGCTGGCCACGGGTGGCATGGCGGAGCTTTTCCTGGGGGTGGCGAAGGGCGCGGAGGGCTTCGAGCGCACCGTGGCCATCAAACGCGTGCTGCCGCACCTGGCGCGCGAGCCGGGCATCGCGAGCATGTTCGTCGCGGAGGCGCGGCTGGCCATGCTGCTGCAGCACCAGAACATCGTC
The Corallococcus soli DNA segment above includes these coding regions:
- a CDS encoding DUF971 domain-containing protein; translation: MVGRDFLPKTLEGGSVSNFWDRIKPAAKPLSATDARLSVDGESLTLTWDDGVTTSATAQVLRQQCPCAACVDEWTAKRTLDPAQVPANLRVLQMQPVGNYALAFVFSDQHNTGIYPWKHLRDITQSQG
- a CDS encoding peptidoglycan-binding protein LysM, whose product is MKAALWLSAWMGLSVVPSTPTVVGREAPEATALRGSGGSGAMPKAPSAVPQTARKALEMSRAAVKAAPDDARRREAEDRLKDAEAHFQQARYADALHKADEAWALLNPPQPSLFTVEVGHDGGTTTVTHRQGPPVTVEAQHATRVLAGGESVRVQQGTVLPEPPPAPQPVQPTDKYRFTLKPSPGGLLGPVTLSWAAVEGATRYEVEVIPEAVESGPLPSPVREVLGARQWALPALPAGRYRWTVTAVSPGQGRSVPSPARRFELAADALELNIKVKDGWQK
- a CDS encoding HD domain-containing phosphohydrolase, with amino-acid sequence MRLFKAILLLMLVVSIIPTVMVGWLSVSHTRELLIRDAQELAQERVKQLRLKAERFLEDPTEMVVGLSSVPGGFFTLPRDTQRSHIAAVLNQRQEVLALTVFSADKQRQPGLQAFAVHDMAPSAVAEHEERARALLNAGLTGVRYSDVVASPGGGGPVVTLAFPVGDPVQGYMAADLTLAGLRLMLAQERVGSTGFAYLADRHGRLITGGGDLGAVGEDVSKRTPLAHLIKQREGTPDTELFHVGNFGEGRDAVVAAYSVLPEAGWAIVSEQPVEHAYRQVETMERRILAGLGGAILVALVLAAIFSRNLTQPLKTFMATSLELARGKFGVEVNLRQKNELGELAQTFNYMSKQLLAYDMETRGLYESLEKGYLETIVALANSIDSKDAYTRGHSQRVGDVAVEIGRELKLTERELRQLQYGGILHDIGKIGIVESILTKQSRLTDQEMATMREHPAIGDAIIGPVTFLGPVRACVRHHHERWDGTGYPDKLKGESIPLLARIVACADTFDACTSTRPYQKAMPLEKAMEILDNLSGAQLDPKVVLALRAVLAQRGVRLEGHRQPVKLAS